Part of the Arachis hypogaea cultivar Tifrunner chromosome 6, arahy.Tifrunner.gnm2.J5K5, whole genome shotgun sequence genome, attaatttttaaatttattatttaaaaagttatttaaatacataaatttaattacaTAACTATGTAAAACTTTTATGATTAgtctattaaaattaaatttttcataaggatgtattttttttttccttcctaaTAATTATACCTTTTGAGTGCTTCTTCATTGGTTCCTCCATTTCCAATTGGTTCAATTTTACCATTCTCTAAATTCATCCTAGAAACTGGTTTCTTCAACAAATTTTCACCAATTTGGCAAAGTCTATCCAAATTCTCCTTAGTAGCAATGTCAACTGAAGAATCATTTCCAATCAACGTGTCATCCTGCAATATACATGTTGTTGAAAATATTCAATCACATACTTTATATATTGGTTTAATTATTCCATTGCTAAAAAGTCttattttaattgaaattttaaattatttttaattttataattatgtatttttatataaaaaatattaaaattaatgaaatattttttaaaaaaatatgtaattaaaaatctaattaagttACCTTCAATtacgaaaaaaatatttaattaactctaatatttttatattagaaatgatataattataaaattaaaaataaattaaaaaatataagaacctaATTGTAAATTTAGTAAAACCgtaaaaattaacagaataattaaattttatatatttaataatatttgatgattatcaacagaaaaaataaagaattatatatatatatatagttgaaaaTTAGATTAATTACCTGAATTCGAAGATAATTGTGTTCTGAATGAAGTGCTCGAGTGAGAGTAGCTAAATGGAAATCAACCATATCAGAACTTGATTGagaaaaaatatcaattaaaggAATGGAGCCACTATGAGTTAGCCAATCTAATAAACCCCATTTAGCTGTCATTTTTGCAtccattttttcttcatttttggcTGTCCCAGTCCCTATTGAAATTATTAGGAACCGACTATAGTCTGAAGGCTTTATTGGAAAGAAATCAGCATTCTGGTTGATTATTTGCTTTGTTACTTGATTCATAGCAACTAGAgtctacattaaaaaaaaattgagagaaaattaaTTTtcgtaattaatatttttatatattatcagcataaaaaaatttacataaataactaattgtgtattatattatcacattaacaaaaataatcaatttttaatttcacTATTTAAAAGATCATCTAATATATAAATCTAATTAGATaactgtataattttttttacaaaatcagtatattaaaattaaactctaataataataatatatataccgGATTATTGGCACAAACACCACCATCAATGAGGTTGAATTCATGCACATTTCCTTTTGGAACTTTGTTGGTGAATTGGTGAGCAGGGAGATAGGTTGGTGCAGCTGATGTGCCAATGCATATGTCTGATAATTTTGCATCCAAACAAGGCGAATTCTTAATCtgcatcaataataataatttttcagATCTTGTTATGGTTTATTAATTtgagatatagtttaattttgggtcatggaaaaataataattaactttTTCTATGTATATAGTAAACCCTACCTAATtcctttattattaattaatattcagcGGAATCATTAATGTAATTATACCCAAATTGAAATAGCAACCctagttattattttattcatttgTGTTTGATGTGTAATATTATATAGTTATTAATTGTATCTCTCGCATgttcacaaaaaataaaattaaaataaatattaaatagccaacataaaattatttataactaAGTCATAAAATCATTTTTTCTAaaagtttaaacaaataaaaagaataacataaatatttatatctttaatatattttttaagtaattaaaaatttattttagattttactttattttttataaagactttttttctttttatttatctgatgttattttctttttttttttggatttattaaggatcaaattttatatatttcgAACATAAAATTTTAACACCATATCATCGAAATTATTTTTTCCCAAAAGTTTAAACTAACAAAAGAaagtaacataaataattatatctcttacaagttaattatttttattaatataaactttttttcttaattaattactaataccGCTGCTgccaaaaaaattattgttaattatttttggaCGAAGAACAAGATTGTCTTTAAGCTACAGATAATAATGAtacttagtatcattagtggaaACAAAGTcattcttatctttatcacattatactatatattatatgtCAATAATTATTCAGTTGAGATGTTGATGTCATTTCATCACGAGATTCGTATTATTATTAGTCAACAACAAAAAATCTACTTTATTCAAGGAATAATAGTAAAAgaacaaaaattatatatatataatatatagcaGCCATGCATGAAAGTTGGATGAAGATTCATTTTCAACACTGAAGACCAAATAGAGAGACTTATAGATCCaaaaagtaagagagagaagagaatgaAACCTGGTAAGATGAGAAAATAGTTGGTTGCAAAGTTTTGATGTCAAAGGTGGGAATAACAACATTGGTGATGGTCTCATGCAAACGAATGTTTCCAAGTTTCTCTTTAACCACTCCATGCAAATATTTTCCATCATATTTTGGTCCTCCTAATTGTCTTATTACCTTTGCCATTAATGTTCCACGGAGTCCTCTATAAATAACATTCAACCCCAAAAGCTTAGTTATTAAACTTGGCATAGTAATTGACTAAGTCAAAATATTAGGTTATTAGGTCAATCATATATATAAACTATTAATTAaacttttctaatttaatttcaaCAAGCATGTATCTTGATAGGTGAAAACTcagtgaagttgatagttgagagtcgttagatgaaatcagtcaaatcatctaacagctctTAGTTATCAACTTAACGtcaagtcgactgcacctgagttttcaccatctAGATAATATTGGATTGATTTTTATAGTTCtttatcatataaaataaaagattcgATGACAAAAAAGATTCCGactaataattgatttttttcggaaaattattgaagaaaatatatttttagagtttaattttgatgcattgaaTAAAACGTTTTTACACAATCATGCAATCACATCCGTTCTTTTGAAtgaagaaaaatatgaaaaatagttatttttgctGATGTGTCATTACGTAATTAGATGCACGTATAAAAGAGTAcattaaattaaattctttttagaATATAGAAATACAATATAATTTAAACTATTGGATAGAAACATTAATGTTAATTACTTACCTAGGTTGTGGAAAAATATTTGGGCAGTGTTCCATGTAAAAGGGTTTGATATCCTTAGCGGCAAAAAGTGGACGGTTATGTTTATCTGGAGCAGTTAACATAGCAGTTACAAGACCTCCAGTGCTTGTTCCTGATATCACATCAAAATAATCTGCAAGCCTCACATCTTCACCATCCAACTCCTACATATATGCAAGAACTATCCAACATCAATTATGTTCTTATGAAAGATTAAgagattaatttttatagttaCTTTTAGAAATATGGTTGAAATTCATCAAGATTCTTATTGGTAGTAATtaggtttaaaatattttttttaaataaaaataaagttatagTTATTACATAAAAGATATTTTCATGTAAAGATgataatcaaaatattaatacatattatgttaaataatttagtcaaacatatcaaattatctaataatttttaaccatTATCTTCGTACGAAAGCATATTCATGTGAGTAAATAAGTATTGGTACACttaaaattagggtttttaatttCCTTTGATATCTTACCGAACTCTGGTTAAAAAAGTAATTAAGAAAGTATAGCTACaagtttattaattaaatttgataccTGAAGTTGTGATTCAAGGAAATTAAGAATGGTTGCTGGGATAAGTCCCCTAATACCACCTCCATCAATGCTGAGGATGGTAATTAAGTTTCCATAAGTTGGGGGCTGAATTTGATCAATGGATGATTTTGATCTCTCCATGGATGATATAATACTTGTCATGGTTAATTAATTGGAATATAATATATACTATCTTGAAAGTTATATGTAAATATCAATAAAGAGAAAagctaaaagaaaagaaaacaagctaAGCTAGCTAAGGTAGTTGTATAGTAGTGTTTGTagaaagaatgaatgaatgaaagaaaaagaaagattatTCAAGTTTTGGTATGATGATTGTTATGAGGAGATAGATTGGTGTGCTTAAGTGCCTATTTATAGTTGCAGGGTTCCATGAACTTGATTTGGAGTCAGTCCAAAATTCAAAGAGCAATCAATTTCCGAGTGAAGACAAAGTCAAGGGCCAGAAAGTTGAAGATtttgttgaattttcttgcatGGTGTGCATGGATATAAATGCTTATATGTTACACAATATGCATTCACTATTGGCAAACAAATCCATACCCAATATTTGTAACATTCATCCATATCCAATATAAATTTCGAAAAGTATACGTAACCAACAACATTTTTGAACAATATGggaataatgtgaattaatagggttaaaaaagtaaatttaaattagtagcattaaattagggtgtaatgtatttttatttgattggtgattatttatgttatttaaaATAGTCATTGTTTACCTAACACTCTTCTATAAATTTTGGTAGAAACTCAGGTGTAGTCAATTTTACgcgaagttgatacctgagaactgttagataatttgactgacttgactaattttttatctaacaactctcatatattaacttcacgtgaagtcaacttCACCTGAATTTTTACTATAAATTTTTTGTTGCATACATATCTTTAATCCAACAAGTAGTCAATCATTAATCTATTgtaaatttgagttttatttaactagtttatgtaataaataaacccTTTATTTCTAGTAATACATGATTTAGTCATATTATAACAAGAAAATTAAGAAATGAAGTTGTCCATTAATATTTCTATTAACATATTCAACTTGAACTACAAATACAATAATCCGACAGAGAAAATAGAAATGTACGTCTTGATTCAATTAAGAGTTTGAAGTTTCTTACACggttcaaaatataatttattgcaAACTAAATTGCCAGTTGCTACACAGTCAGATATACGGCAATAATCGaatgcataatttttttaattaaagactAAATATTAGAATTAGACAAACTTTCATCGGAGAAAGTTGTGGCAATtgtgtgttttatttttttttacgtattTTTTAATCCGACAAGTTAATAATTAATTCGtcgtaaatttaaattttatttaagaatgcTATTTTTTAAGTTAAGAGTAAGACTCAAACTAAAaacatctaaataaaaaaattatattatttaaaaatatattattaatcatagaactgaataaatattctattttagaatagaaagaagaaatagaaatatTCTAGAAACtagaaatacaaaaataatttgaaattttttttggattatttTACTCAACTTACGAGTTGCTCAAAAAATCTGTTGATTTTGAACCACAGGATGAATAGTTATCATAGGTGATGAATTGATTTCTTACCGATGTCACTCTATTTTTGTTCGTCTATAATGATTGAGAAATCTACAAATCTCAATTGTATTTCTCAAatggtatttttttcttcttctcctattcGATTGCATTTTCTTGGAAACTTAGGAAAATACTTTGTAAACATACGTATAAAAAGAACTTATTTCATTTAGCTTCTTTTTGTCCACTATAACTAGTTATTTCGATTTTCTACTTGATTCAAATTTCTAATATTCATAGACGAATTAATATAATTGGACAGATTATCAAAcgctaattaattatttattcataatGGTGCATGTTGAATCTTCTTACTTGTTAGTGTATGAATATTAGGTCTGAAAATTTGTTGCGGTTTACATGACCACGTGTGGTCAATGCATATCATTACCTGGTCAATTTGGTGATATGATGACGTGACCTATATGAATTCTGTTCATGTATATTTTCCTCGTTTTAAATAAGTCTTTCTTTTAACCAATTTAAGTTGATGTAATGatttagtttattaatttatttaaataaatattaaaattttaaattttattttattttatgtatataataatttattgatcaatgataaatttttaaataaaatttgaatctgtaataaattaattcttaatatACTGATTGAAACTTAAATCTAcaataaattaattcttaatatGCTGAAttgaaaatactataaaaaagtatttcttttatataaataaaatataattagattgttttttatttgtctttataCTGAATTTTTAGTCATCATaaatcaaattctaattttttaaatcgaaaaatttaaactaattaaaaaatatataattaattatatctttaatataatatcgattttttttttactatgagttttgttttgttttgtttttcatatTAGAAGTGCTCGAAAAAGTATAGGTCTAATAAATAATCCCAGGATGGTTAGAAAATAGTTGAAATTTGAAGACATTAATTGCTCATGCTAGAAACTATAGTCATgccataatatttattattaattttctaataaCCAATTCTTCGTTCTTATGGCTGCAGATGAGCAGATCATACCCACGTGCGAATTACATGTAAATGTAATTAATATATGATAATGAACCTGCGTGCCATTAAAGACTACCTTGAACATCGacttatctatttttattaaGGGCTACTTGTAATTCGGatcttttgtttttggatttttttaaaattatttttggatagATAATGAATGTATGTACATGAACTCAGAAAAATAATAGCCACTAAAATCCCCTTTGATGCGCATGACGATACAATAAGAGTTACTACACACTATAAGAGAGACGATAGATATCACCCGCTATTTAGTGGCGGTTTGTGAAGCCACCGTTATTTATTAGTTTTGCGACGGTTGTACTGACGACGAATAGACGAAAGAACTTAGAATTTAACtacatttttaattaagtctttatattttttttaattacgcctttacattatttttaattttatagttaaattattttcatattaaaaatgttaaaattaacagaatattttttctaaaatacataCAGTTAAAAATCtaggtttttaattataaatatctttaatttgcaaaaaaatattcaggtaattttaatattttttacattaaaaatgacgtaattataaaattaaaagtagtatagggatcaattaaaaaaaataataaaaatttaattaaaaatttagtaaaattataaaaaccgaTAGAATAACTAAACCGATAAGATAATaggaagaaattaaatggcaCTATTTAGTAGTTTGATTGCTTCTTAGTGTGACGGGATCTCATGTCACGGAGTCTCTTCTCTTCTGATAGTAATTTTGCAAAcctgattaacaaaaaaataaataaaaaaaacctcAAATCTGTTAGTAATAATACTTCTATAATTTGTCACTTAATTTTTAATAGGCGTatgtaatttaatataatattatttcttaaatttaattttattttgtgttttgccTAGTTTAACCTTTTGAGAGCTTCTTCATTGGTTTCTCCTTTGTCTAGTGGCTCAAATCGACCATTCTTCAAATTAACCCTAGAGACTGGTTTCTTCAACAAATTTTCACCAATTTGGCAAAGCCTCTCCAAGTTCTCCTTAGAAGATATGTCAACTGAAGAATCAGTTCCTGTCAATGTATCATCCTGCATAATAATATGttcaacaaattaaatttaatataatcacTTATGCTTAATGAATTAATATTTAacttttttactaaaaaaatatatatgcatatatgcttttataatttttttgttttcaacGGTATTTTCAGTTTGACAGACTAAGGACTAATTCGTTGCGAATCTGAACTCAATTTAAGAGTTTTTTGCTAGCTAATAAGTTGCTGCAAAGCGAAATTCAAACTTCTAACACTTATTTAAACGGATTAATCAACTAATTACTATATCAAactaagttatttttataatatttaattttaatgcactctCGTTACAAAGTAATTTTATACGTGTATTTAACTACGTAACACcgtatcaataaaaataattattgtttACATAATTATGTAAATAGTGGtccaatataataaatataattaaatgattatgaaaaatattttacggTTTCAATGATTTTACCTGAATTCGAAGGTAATTTTCTTTGAAATGAAGTGCTTGAGTGAGAGCAGCTAAGTGAAAATCAACCATATCGCCACTTGattgagaaaaaatattaattaaaggaCTGGTACCACTATAGGTTAGCCAATCCAATAGTCCCCATTTGGCTGCCTTTTTTGCATTGAATTTTCCATCATTTTTGGCTGCTCCTGTCCCTATTGAAATAATTAGGAAGCGACCATAGTCTGTAGGTTTAATGGCCAAGAAATCTGTATTTTCATCAATGATTTGCTTTGTTATTTGATTCATGGCAAGTAAAGTCTGCATGCATCatcataaattacaaaaattaaaaaaataaaaaagaattagtaCACTAGTTAAATtctaaagttaaaaataaaaaactataaaaatactGGATTATAATATCATCTGTATTAGtaatttttatgtatcatttgtGTATAAACGtttttacataaattttttattgtacatTTTGAATTCTATCACATGTTTACATACGAATGAACTGACTAATCAAAATTGATCGAGATTATATGGAAACTaaactaatataataacttaaaaaatataaatataaataagaatttataccGGATTATTGGCACAAACACCACCATCAATGAGGTTAAATTCATGTAGATTTCCATTTGAATCCTTGTTGGTGAAGTGATGGGCAGGGAGATAAGTAGGTGCAGCTGATGTGCTAATGCATATATCTGATAGTTTAGCATCAAAGCCAGGAGAATTCTTAATCTGCATATCAATGATTGTTCTCAGATCTTGTTAGGGTTTATTTATTTGGTGCATTGATTTcatcattaatttattttagaaaagtaTAGATAAACAAATTTTTAATCAATCCATTTTAAACAACCGTAATTAATAAAATGAGACCTGATAAGATGAGAAAATAGTTGGTTGTAAACATTTGATGTCAAAAGTGGGAATGACAACATTGGTGATTGTCTGGTGCAAACGAATGTCTCCAAGTTTATTTCTAATCACTCTCTGCAAGTATTTTCCATCATATTTTGGTCCTCCCAATTGTCTAATTACCTTTGCCATCAGTGTTCCACGCAGGCCCCTGTAATAAGAATTTTAGTCACTTATTAAACTGGttatataaattgaatttatattttgattagtatccaatttaattaaattagttttgaattttgttcCGAACTAGCTAGTTACTCaaactcaaatttttaaatagaaaatcagGTGTAAGTACTTTATTTACCCATTTTCAATTTTagttaagtttaaaatttttttagttaaaatttttagtaggatcaccCAATATTTggttctcatactatatataaaataataaatacaatttttttaagaatttaattttaatacactgctAATGTAAAGTAATTTTACACGTGCATACATCCAATTACGTAACgtcatatcataaaaaataataattatttttattattgatcaTATGAATAACTAATCATCCAACAAAACCAACGTGATTACACCACAACTATAAGACATCAAAATTAACTCATACTTTAAATAAGTAAAATTCTCTCAAAACAAGTAAGTTTTGAATGTAAGAGTTTATATTTGTCTTTTTGTGAAAAATTAACACATGATCTTTCTTTTTGCTTAAAAAGAATTGggagaatattaaaaaattaagactTGTGATTATTCGATGATTAAATTGGTGCACATGTAACCTTTCAAAGATTATGTATTCCTCCAAAAATGAATGACAAGAAATGACCTATATTGTGGAAAAATTTTTGGGCAGTGCTCCAAGTAAAATGGTTTGATATCTTTAGCAGCAAAAAGTGGACGGTTATGTTTATCTGGAGCAGTTAACATAGCAGTTACAAGACCTCCAGTGCTTGTTCCCGATATCATATCAAAATAATCTGCAAGTCTTGCATCTTCACCATCTAACTCCTACATATGCATAGTGGTGGGAACATTATTTAATGTCAAATTTATGGTGAAAATTcaagtgaagtcgacttcacgtgaagttgatacctgagagtcgttagatgatttgactggtTTGActgaattttcatctaacggctcttagatatcaacttcacgtgaagtcgactgcacttgaATTTCTACCATGAATTTACTCTTAGAAAAGAGAACTAATGATACATAAGACgtgacaattttttaaaaaattataatccaAATTTATCAAAGGTGAAAATTCAGGAATACAGTTGACTTCATGTAAAGTTGATAGCTAAGCGTTATTACATGACAATTTAATCAAATctatcaaatcatttaacgactctcaactatcaatttcGTATGAAGTTAActacacctgagtttccaccttatAATACTCTTACGAAATAGGTGGTATATATGAATGCAACATTATGATTTTAGGGGTTTAATTCAATCTGTTCATAACACTAAATATAGTCCAAATTACTTTCATTTTGATTAACAAACATATAGCTGctactattttagaaaaattatttaattttaataaaaaaatagaagatataTATACAAATGATTTCATATATATACCTGAAGCTGTGATTCAATCAAATTAAGAATAGTAGCAGAAATAATTCCCCTAATACCACCTCCATCAATGCTGAGAATGGTAATTAAGTTCCCATAAGTTGGGGGCTGATGATCATGAATTTGTTCAGTAGATGATTTTGATCGCTCCATGGAATATATAGAGAAACTAACTTAggatttttaaaactatatatctTAAGCTAATAATGATTCAGGTTTTGCTATGATTCAGGACTTATAGTAGTGGCTATATTTATAGTGGCAAGAACCTTTGATTTCTGGTCAATTTTTAAATTCCGTATCAAATTTCACACGGTCCAAACAAATTGCAAATTAAATCGTACCACCATAGATGAGTTAAGAGAGTTATTATCAACTGCCTAATTTTCCACACCAATTAGACAAACTTAGCTTTTACTATGTAGCAGTGAAAGTCCTTAATTAAGGGGTTAAGGAACTTCAtatataactaattaaaattaggTCTATACCGTCGCTATTTGTTGTGACGGTTTACATACCCAAGTACGTGTGACTTAGGAACTtcataatttaattattagtggTCAATGCATATCACTtggttaataataattaatgaccACACACATTTCGTAATAATCGGTTTCTGAATAAGATAAGAGTTAATAACATGTGTTAAACATGTGAGACGagcttactttaatttatttggaATGTATACGCAAGAGGCACACAAGATATCACATAttagctaatatata contains:
- the LOC112757920 gene encoding patatin-like protein 2 — protein: MERSKSSTEQIHDHQPPTYGNLITILSIDGGGIRGIISATILNLIESQLQELDGEDARLADYFDMISGTSTGGLVTAMLTAPDKHNRPLFAAKDIKPFYLEHCPKIFPQYRGLRGTLMAKVIRQLGGPKYDGKYLQRVIRNKLGDIRLHQTITNVVIPTFDIKCLQPTIFSSYQIKNSPGFDAKLSDICISTSAAPTYLPAHHFTNKDSNGNLHEFNLIDGGVCANNPTLLAMNQITKQIIDENTDFLAIKPTDYGRFLIISIGTGAAKNDGKFNAKKAAKWGLLDWLTYSGTSPLINIFSQSSGDMVDFHLAALTQALHFKENYLRIQDDTLTGTDSSVDISSKENLERLCQIGENLLKKPVSRVNLKNGRFEPLDKGETNEEALKRFAKLLSEEKRLRDMRSRHTKKQSNY
- the LOC112756165 gene encoding patatin-like protein 2, yielding MERSKSSIDQIQPPTYGNLITILSIDGGGIRGLIPATILNFLESQLQELDGEDVRLADYFDVISGTSTGGLVTAMLTAPDKHNRPLFAAKDIKPFYMEHCPNIFPQPRGLRGTLMAKVIRQLGGPKYDGKYLHGVVKEKLGNIRLHETITNVVIPTFDIKTLQPTIFSSYQIKNSPCLDAKLSDICIGTSAAPTYLPAHQFTNKVPKGNVHEFNLIDGGVCANNPTLVAMNQVTKQIINQNADFFPIKPSDYSRFLIISIGTGTAKNEEKMDAKMTAKWGLLDWLTHSGSIPLIDIFSQSSSDMVDFHLATLTRALHSEHNYLRIQDDTLIGNDSSVDIATKENLDRLCQIGENLLKKPVSRMNLENGKIEPIGNGGTNEEALKRFAKILSHERRLRDMRSPHTKKASTTK